Proteins from one Bradyrhizobium amphicarpaeae genomic window:
- a CDS encoding NADPH:quinone oxidoreductase family protein, which yields MKAILCSQYCQPDDLVLAEVPDPVAGPGEAVIAIKAAALNFFDILMIQGKYQIKPPFPFSPAAEVAGVIESIGAGVTDLKVGDRVVASCGHNGAREKIALPAASIVKIPDNLDYDRAAGIIIIYGTALHALEDRASPKPGETLAVLGAAGGTGLAACELGKLMGLKVIACASSDEKLEFAKAHGAELTLNYGKEDLKEGLRKLTGGKGVDIIFDPVGGAYAEQALRSIAWEGRFLVIGFAAGDIPKMPLNLALLKGCDIRGVFWGAWTRLNPEKNRANLEKLVKWTAEGKISSHVDRTFPLAQTADALKVLAGRQAMGKVILHP from the coding sequence ATGAAAGCCATCCTCTGCTCGCAATATTGCCAGCCCGACGATCTCGTGCTGGCTGAGGTGCCGGATCCGGTGGCCGGTCCCGGCGAAGCGGTGATCGCGATCAAGGCGGCTGCGCTGAACTTCTTCGACATCCTGATGATTCAGGGCAAGTACCAGATCAAGCCGCCGTTTCCGTTCTCGCCGGCCGCGGAAGTCGCGGGCGTGATCGAGAGCATCGGCGCCGGCGTGACCGATCTGAAAGTCGGTGATCGCGTCGTCGCCTCCTGCGGCCACAACGGCGCGCGCGAGAAGATCGCGCTGCCGGCGGCGTCGATCGTGAAGATCCCCGACAATCTCGACTATGACCGCGCGGCCGGCATCATCATCATCTACGGCACCGCGCTGCATGCGCTGGAAGATCGCGCCAGCCCGAAGCCGGGCGAAACGCTTGCGGTGTTGGGCGCGGCCGGCGGCACCGGCCTTGCCGCCTGCGAGCTCGGCAAGCTGATGGGACTGAAGGTGATTGCCTGCGCCTCGTCGGACGAGAAGCTCGAATTCGCCAAGGCGCATGGCGCCGAGCTGACGTTGAACTACGGCAAGGAAGATCTCAAGGAAGGCTTGCGAAAACTCACCGGCGGCAAGGGCGTCGACATCATCTTCGATCCGGTTGGCGGCGCGTATGCCGAGCAGGCGCTGCGCTCGATCGCGTGGGAAGGCCGCTTCCTCGTGATCGGCTTTGCCGCGGGCGACATTCCGAAAATGCCGCTGAACCTCGCGCTGCTGAAGGGCTGCGACATCCGCGGCGTGTTCTGGGGCGCCTGGACCCGGCTCAACCCGGAGAAGAATCGTGCCAATCTCGAGAAGCTGGTGAAGTGGACTGCGGAAGGAAAGATTTCATCGCATGTCGATCGCACCTTCCCGCTGGCGCAGACCGCTGACGCATTGAAGGTGCTGGCGGGACGCCAGGCCATGGGCAAGGTCATCCTGCATCCGTGA
- a CDS encoding alkaline phosphatase D family protein, with protein MNIKFSRRRFLATGAGALGAVAMPYLSRAADRPAVTHGVQSGDVTVDGGMVWARTDRPAQMLVEVATTESFRDARALPPIAALPESDFTAKMLIDNLPASQDILYRIRFRDLSHGAIEGEPVTGRFRTAPADRRDVSFVWGGDVAGQGWGINPDDGGMFTFSAMRKHRPDFFLHSGDTIYADGPIQSEVKLADGKIWKNVTIPEKSKVAETLDEYRAAHKYNLTDENLRAFNAEVPIFVQWDDHEVTNNWSLSKELPAAYKERDISLLAARAGRAFHEMYPMRESIVEPGRVYRQISYGPHLDVFVLDERSYRGPNGPNLETAYGPASYFLGPNQIAWLKRGLLNSRATWKVIASDMPLSLVVSDTPKGGSEAIAQGDGPARGRELEIADILRFIKMAPISNTVWLTADVHYAAAHYYDPNKAQFQEFEPFWEFVSGPLHAGTFGPAALDNTFGPEVRFVKAPGKDSQNLPPSAGMQFFGHVKIDGASGQMTVTLRDRADVALWSTTLDPKQV; from the coding sequence ATGAACATCAAATTCTCCCGCCGCCGTTTCCTCGCCACCGGCGCCGGTGCGCTCGGTGCCGTCGCGATGCCCTATCTCTCGCGAGCGGCCGATCGGCCCGCGGTCACCCACGGCGTGCAATCGGGTGACGTCACGGTCGACGGCGGCATGGTGTGGGCCCGCACCGACCGGCCCGCGCAGATGCTGGTCGAGGTCGCGACGACCGAATCCTTCAGGGATGCCCGGGCGCTTCCGCCGATCGCGGCGCTGCCCGAGAGCGACTTCACCGCAAAGATGCTGATCGATAACCTGCCTGCCAGCCAGGACATCCTTTACCGCATCCGCTTCCGCGATCTCTCGCATGGCGCGATCGAGGGCGAACCGGTGACCGGCCGCTTCCGCACCGCGCCCGCCGACCGCCGTGATGTCAGCTTCGTCTGGGGCGGCGACGTCGCAGGACAAGGCTGGGGCATCAACCCCGATGACGGCGGCATGTTCACCTTCTCGGCGATGCGCAAGCACCGTCCGGATTTCTTCCTGCATTCCGGCGATACCATCTATGCCGACGGCCCGATCCAATCGGAGGTGAAGCTCGCCGACGGCAAGATCTGGAAGAACGTCACCATCCCCGAGAAGTCCAAGGTCGCGGAGACGCTCGACGAGTACCGCGCCGCGCATAAATACAATCTCACCGACGAAAACCTACGTGCCTTCAATGCCGAGGTCCCGATCTTCGTGCAATGGGACGACCACGAGGTGACCAATAACTGGTCGCTGTCGAAGGAGTTGCCGGCGGCCTACAAGGAGCGCGACATTTCGCTGCTCGCCGCCCGCGCCGGCCGCGCCTTCCACGAGATGTATCCGATGCGCGAGAGCATCGTTGAGCCGGGCCGGGTCTATCGCCAGATCTCCTACGGCCCGCATCTCGACGTGTTCGTACTCGACGAGCGCAGCTATCGCGGTCCGAACGGCCCCAATCTCGAAACCGCCTACGGCCCCGCCAGCTACTTCCTCGGTCCGAACCAGATCGCCTGGCTCAAGCGTGGCCTGCTCAATTCCCGCGCGACCTGGAAAGTGATCGCCTCCGACATGCCGCTCAGCCTCGTCGTGTCGGACACGCCGAAGGGCGGCTCGGAAGCGATCGCGCAGGGCGACGGGCCGGCGCGCGGCCGCGAACTCGAGATCGCCGACATTCTACGCTTCATCAAGATGGCGCCGATCAGCAACACGGTGTGGCTGACCGCGGACGTGCACTACGCCGCCGCGCATTATTACGATCCGAACAAGGCACAATTCCAGGAGTTCGAGCCGTTCTGGGAATTTGTGTCGGGCCCGCTGCATGCCGGCACCTTTGGTCCGGCTGCGCTCGACAACACCTTCGGACCTGAGGTGCGCTTCGTAAAGGCGCCCGGCAAGGACAGCCAGAACCTGCCGCCGTCCGCCGGCATGCAGTTCTTCGGTCACGTCAAGATCGACGGAGCCTCGGGCCAGATGACCGTGACCTTGCGCGACCGCGCCGACGTCGCGCTGTGGTCGACCACGCTCGATCCGAAGCAGGTCTGA
- a CDS encoding TAXI family TRAP transporter solute-binding subunit produces the protein MKLSLKRLFGRSMTGGLDLAETPSPPSPRSAARKTALVTLALVLAIIGTLAGGYYFAMRPVTLKIAVGPANSDDVKVVQALTQAFAQHKSQIRLRPIQTDGATASADALSEGKVDLAIVRGDIDVPKNAQAVATLRKNVVVLWSVPGKGKKRGPKITKISQLAGHRVGVVGRTQANVNLLKVILQQYGVDPAKVEIVQFPANEAAEAIKAQKADVYLAAGPVNSKITADAIAASTKDFGAPSFLAIESADAIAQNHPVYEASEIPAGTYGGSPARPDDEVKTISFSHHIVARKGVSDTTIAAFTRQLFAVRQQLVTEFPLAAKIETPDTDKDAVIPVHPGAAAFVDGEEKTFLDKYSDYIWWSLMALSAMGSIGAWFAGYLKKDERDNNSHLRERLLDMIAAARKSEATEELDQMQAEADEILRDTLRCFDHGAIEEGSLTAFNIALDQFHAAVADRKAVLSSLPQNLQRAGAQFRAAGNA, from the coding sequence ATGAAACTGAGCCTGAAGCGCCTGTTTGGGAGATCGATGACCGGGGGATTGGACCTGGCCGAAACGCCCTCTCCGCCTTCGCCGCGATCCGCGGCGCGGAAGACTGCACTCGTGACTCTTGCGCTCGTGCTCGCGATCATCGGCACGCTCGCCGGCGGCTATTACTTCGCCATGCGGCCCGTGACGCTGAAGATCGCGGTCGGCCCCGCCAACAGCGATGACGTCAAGGTCGTGCAGGCGCTGACGCAAGCCTTTGCGCAGCACAAGAGCCAGATCCGGCTGCGTCCAATCCAGACCGACGGCGCCACGGCCAGCGCCGATGCGCTTTCGGAAGGCAAGGTCGATCTCGCCATCGTGCGCGGCGACATCGACGTGCCCAAGAACGCGCAAGCGGTCGCGACCCTGCGCAAGAACGTCGTGGTGCTGTGGTCCGTACCGGGCAAAGGCAAGAAGCGGGGCCCGAAAATCACCAAGATCTCGCAGCTCGCCGGCCATCGCGTCGGCGTCGTCGGCCGCACCCAGGCCAACGTCAATCTGCTCAAGGTGATCCTCCAGCAATACGGCGTCGATCCCGCCAAGGTCGAGATCGTGCAATTCCCGGCCAACGAAGCCGCCGAGGCGATCAAGGCCCAGAAGGCCGACGTCTATCTCGCGGCCGGCCCGGTCAACAGCAAGATCACCGCGGACGCGATCGCCGCCTCCACCAAGGATTTCGGCGCGCCCAGCTTCCTCGCGATCGAGTCGGCGGATGCGATAGCGCAGAATCATCCGGTCTACGAAGCGTCCGAGATTCCCGCCGGCACCTATGGCGGCTCACCCGCCCGGCCGGATGACGAGGTCAAGACCATCAGCTTCTCGCATCACATCGTGGCGCGAAAGGGCGTGTCCGACACCACCATCGCGGCGTTCACGCGCCAGCTGTTCGCCGTGCGTCAGCAGCTGGTGACGGAATTCCCGCTGGCGGCGAAGATCGAGACGCCCGACACCGACAAGGACGCGGTGATCCCGGTGCATCCCGGCGCGGCCGCCTTCGTCGACGGCGAGGAAAAGACCTTCCTCGACAAATACAGCGATTACATCTGGTGGAGCCTGATGGCGCTCTCCGCCATGGGCTCGATCGGCGCCTGGTTCGCGGGCTATCTGAAGAAGGACGAGCGCGACAACAACAGCCATCTGCGCGAAAGGCTGCTCGACATGATCGCGGCCGCGCGCAAGAGCGAGGCGACCGAAGAGCTCGACCAGATGCAGGCCGAGGCCGACGAAATCCTGCGCGACACGTTGCGCTGCTTCGATCACGGCGCGATCGAGGAGGGCTCGCTGACGGCCTTCAACATCGCGCTGGATCAGTTCCACGCCGCCGTCGCTGACCGCAAGGCCGTGCTGTCCAGCCTGCCGCAGAACCTGCAACGTGCGGGCGCGCAGTTCAGGGCCGCTGGCAACGCGTAA
- a CDS encoding 4a-hydroxytetrahydrobiopterin dehydratase, protein MAERLSAEARRQALGGLPGWTEVQGRDAIAKTFIFKDFNEAFGFMTRAALAAEKMDHHPEWRNVYKTVEVVLSTHDAGGVTALDIALARTMNAIAG, encoded by the coding sequence ATGGCAGAACGACTCTCGGCGGAGGCGCGCAGGCAGGCGCTGGGCGGACTACCGGGCTGGACCGAGGTCCAAGGTCGGGATGCCATCGCGAAAACCTTTATCTTCAAGGATTTCAACGAGGCGTTCGGGTTCATGACCCGGGCCGCGCTGGCCGCCGAGAAGATGGATCACCACCCAGAATGGCGCAACGTCTACAAGACGGTGGAGGTGGTGCTGTCGACCCACGATGCCGGCGGCGTCACCGCGCTCGACATCGCGCTGGCCCGGACGATGAATGCGATCGCAGGCTGA
- the rlmN gene encoding 23S rRNA (adenine(2503)-C(2))-methyltransferase RlmN has product MQPTTEPHNAILVEKTPLETYVPPAKPSLIGLSRTELADRLGEIGVQPSQRKMRVQQLWHWMYFRGAQGFDDMTSVSKGIRAELAQHFTVDRPEVVAEQISNDGTRKWLLRLPSGDNVERAHEVECVYIPETDRGTLCVSSQVGCTLNCSFCHTGTQRLVRNLTAGEIVGQIMVARDRLNDWADREDGTRRVTNIVMMGMGEPLYNFDAVRDALLIVGDNEGIGISRRRITLSTSGVVPNIVRAGEEIGVMLAISLHAVRDELRNELVPLNRKYPIKELLQACRDYPGASNARRITFEYVMLKGVNDSLDDAKLLVKMLKGIHAKINLIPFNPWPGTAYECSDWDQIEKFSEYIFNAGYSSPVRTPRGRDILAACGQLKSETEKLSARERQALRAMAMTD; this is encoded by the coding sequence ATGCAACCGACGACCGAGCCGCACAACGCAATCCTCGTGGAGAAGACTCCGCTCGAAACCTATGTGCCGCCGGCAAAGCCGTCGCTGATCGGGCTGTCGCGCACCGAGCTTGCCGACCGCCTCGGCGAGATCGGTGTTCAGCCTTCGCAGCGCAAGATGCGGGTGCAGCAGCTGTGGCATTGGATGTATTTCCGCGGAGCCCAAGGCTTCGATGACATGACCTCGGTCTCGAAGGGCATTCGCGCTGAGCTCGCGCAGCATTTTACGGTCGACCGGCCCGAAGTCGTGGCCGAGCAGATCTCCAACGACGGTACCCGCAAATGGCTGCTGCGGCTGCCGAGCGGCGACAATGTCGAGCGCGCCCATGAAGTCGAGTGCGTCTACATTCCCGAGACCGATCGCGGCACGCTCTGCGTCTCCTCGCAGGTCGGCTGCACGCTGAACTGTTCGTTCTGCCATACCGGCACGCAGCGCCTGGTGCGCAACCTCACCGCCGGCGAGATCGTCGGGCAGATCATGGTCGCGCGCGATCGCCTCAACGACTGGGCCGATCGCGAGGACGGCACGCGCCGCGTCACCAACATCGTGATGATGGGCATGGGCGAGCCGCTCTACAATTTCGACGCGGTGCGCGATGCGCTGTTGATCGTGGGCGACAATGAAGGCATCGGCATCTCCCGCCGCCGCATCACGCTGTCGACCTCGGGCGTGGTGCCGAACATCGTGCGCGCCGGTGAGGAGATCGGAGTGATGCTTGCGATCTCGCTGCACGCGGTGCGCGACGAATTGCGCAACGAGCTGGTGCCGCTCAACCGCAAATATCCCATCAAGGAGCTGCTGCAGGCCTGCCGCGATTATCCCGGCGCCTCCAACGCGCGCCGCATCACCTTCGAATATGTGATGCTCAAGGGCGTCAACGATTCGCTCGACGATGCAAAGCTGCTGGTGAAGATGCTCAAGGGCATTCATGCCAAGATCAACCTGATCCCGTTCAATCCCTGGCCCGGCACGGCCTATGAATGCTCGGACTGGGACCAGATCGAAAAGTTCTCCGAGTACATCTTCAACGCCGGCTATTCCTCGCCGGTGCGCACGCCGCGCGGCCGCGATATCCTCGCCGCCTGCGGTCAGCTGAAGTCGGAGACTGAAAAGCTCTCGGCCAGGGAACGCCAGGCGCTGCGCGCCATGGCGATGACGGATTAG
- a CDS encoding YkvA family protein, with protein MAAEHSVGFEPADRLAEDRESVRRRFWRKLKRVAAHLPFAEDLLAAYYCAFDRQTPRHVQAALLGAIAYFILPFDFVADVMPVLGFADDAAVLATAIRMVSGHITNEHREAARTVLKRGVDEASAEAEA; from the coding sequence ATGGCTGCCGAGCACAGCGTCGGTTTCGAGCCGGCCGATCGCCTCGCGGAAGATCGCGAGAGCGTGCGCCGCCGCTTCTGGCGCAAGCTGAAGCGTGTCGCCGCGCATCTTCCATTCGCGGAAGACCTGCTTGCCGCCTACTACTGCGCCTTCGATCGGCAGACACCGCGCCATGTCCAGGCCGCGCTGCTGGGTGCGATCGCCTATTTCATCCTGCCGTTCGATTTCGTCGCCGACGTGATGCCGGTCCTCGGCTTCGCCGACGACGCTGCCGTGCTCGCCACCGCCATTCGCATGGTTTCCGGCCACATCACGAACGAGCACCGCGAAGCCGCGCGGACGGTGCTGAAGCGTGGGGTGGACGAGGCGAGTGCGGAAGCCGAAGCTTAG
- a CDS encoding phosphatase PAP2 family protein yields the protein MNRTGLFIALALWLVIGVVFGLYPELDLKLASLFFDPETKTFPLKLNDWAGFARDAAMWVAWAFVAPSLVALVVKMIRPDRPLMVSGRAIVFLLLTIILSAGILTNLTFKTYWGRPRPVVVTEFAGDQQFVPWWDPRGGCARNCSFFSGEGATAFWTLAPAALAPPAWRPLAYAAAVVFGAVTSGLRMAFGGHFFTDVSIAGLVTFVVIWFAYALIYRWPRTRFSDEAVDAALTRLNMPAYRLRQRLFGRKTGPEPSV from the coding sequence ATGAACCGTACCGGACTCTTCATCGCCCTGGCGCTGTGGCTCGTCATTGGCGTCGTTTTCGGCCTCTATCCCGAGCTCGATCTCAAGCTCGCGTCGCTGTTCTTCGACCCCGAGACGAAAACATTTCCGCTCAAGCTGAACGACTGGGCGGGCTTTGCGCGTGACGCTGCGATGTGGGTCGCCTGGGCCTTCGTGGCGCCGTCGCTGGTCGCGCTCGTGGTCAAGATGATCCGGCCCGACCGTCCCTTGATGGTGTCGGGGCGCGCGATCGTGTTCCTGCTTCTCACGATCATCCTGTCGGCCGGCATCCTCACCAATCTCACCTTCAAGACCTATTGGGGCCGGCCGCGCCCGGTGGTGGTGACTGAATTCGCCGGTGACCAGCAGTTCGTGCCGTGGTGGGATCCGCGCGGCGGCTGCGCGCGCAACTGTTCGTTCTTCTCGGGCGAGGGCGCGACCGCGTTCTGGACGCTGGCGCCGGCCGCACTGGCGCCGCCGGCGTGGCGACCGCTCGCCTATGCCGCGGCGGTCGTCTTCGGCGCCGTCACCAGCGGACTGCGCATGGCCTTCGGCGGGCACTTCTTCACCGACGTGTCGATTGCCGGTCTCGTGACTTTCGTCGTGATCTGGTTCGCCTACGCTCTGATTTACCGGTGGCCACGGACGCGGTTTTCCGATGAGGCGGTCGATGCCGCCCTGACCCGGCTGAACATGCCCGCCTACCGCCTCCGCCAGCGCCTGTTCGGCCGCAAGACCGGTCCCGAACCCTCGGTTTAA
- a CDS encoding invasion associated locus B family protein produces MWRVLILALMTGVVAGGIFDSARAQTAQPASKATPKPAAPAAHTTAKSTAKPESKPSAPPAAVAGGAEPTLIGQFGTWGAYSATPNGKKVCFALAKPSSSKTNPPNRPRDPAYAFVSTRPAEKVNNEVSVMIGYALKPGSESSVEVGGAAFSMYTQGDGLWIKNAAEEERMVEAMRKSADLVVKGVSAKGTETTDTFSLKGLAQALDKIGQDCRR; encoded by the coding sequence ATGTGGCGGGTGCTGATTTTAGCTTTGATGACTGGCGTGGTCGCCGGGGGAATCTTCGATTCTGCGCGGGCGCAGACGGCGCAACCGGCGTCGAAAGCGACGCCGAAGCCGGCCGCGCCGGCCGCCCATACGACGGCCAAGTCCACGGCAAAGCCGGAGAGCAAACCATCGGCTCCGCCCGCGGCGGTTGCGGGTGGTGCGGAGCCCACCCTGATCGGCCAGTTCGGCACCTGGGGGGCCTATTCGGCGACGCCCAACGGCAAGAAGGTCTGCTTCGCGCTGGCAAAACCCTCCTCGTCGAAGACCAATCCGCCGAACAGGCCGCGCGATCCCGCCTATGCCTTCGTCTCGACCCGTCCGGCCGAGAAGGTCAACAACGAAGTTTCGGTCATGATCGGCTACGCGCTGAAGCCGGGCTCGGAATCCTCGGTCGAGGTCGGCGGCGCCGCCTTCTCGATGTATACGCAGGGCGACGGGCTCTGGATCAAGAACGCGGCCGAGGAGGAGCGGATGGTCGAGGCCATGCGCAAATCCGCTGATCTCGTGGTCAAGGGCGTCTCGGCCAAGGGAACGGAGACGACCGACACGTTCTCGCTGAAGGGTCTCGCCCAGGCGCTGGACAAGATCGGCCAGGATTGCCGGCGTTAA
- the argG gene encoding argininosuccinate synthase has product MTTILKSLPKGEKVGIAFSGGLDTSAALLWMKQKGARCYAYTANLGQPDEADYNEIPRKAMEFGAEKARLVDCRTQLVHEGIAAIQSGAFHISTGGITYFNTTPLGRAVTGTMLVAAMKEDGVNIWGDGSTFKGNDIERFYRYGLLTNPGLKIYKPWLDQQFIDELGGRAEMSAFMTAQGFAYKMSAEKAYSTDSNLLGATHEAKDLESLDSGIKIVNPIMGVPFWRDDCAVKAEKVVVRFEEGQPTALNGQSFADPVALFLEANAIGGRHGLGMSDQIENRIIEAKSRGIYEAPGMALLHIAYERLVTGIHNEDTIEQYRISGMRLGRLLYQGRWFDSQALMLRETAQRWVARAVTGEVTLELRRGNDYSILNTESPNLTYAPERLSMEKVEDAAFSPADRIGQLTMRNLDIADTRTKLKLYSDTGLLSGSEGSQIFRLESDKG; this is encoded by the coding sequence ATGACCACGATCCTGAAAAGCCTGCCCAAGGGTGAGAAAGTCGGCATCGCTTTTTCCGGCGGCCTCGACACGTCTGCGGCGCTGCTCTGGATGAAGCAGAAGGGCGCGCGCTGCTACGCCTACACCGCCAATCTCGGCCAGCCCGACGAGGCCGACTACAACGAGATCCCGCGCAAGGCGATGGAGTTCGGCGCCGAGAAGGCCCGGCTCGTCGATTGCCGCACGCAGCTGGTCCATGAAGGCATCGCCGCGATCCAGTCGGGCGCCTTCCATATCTCGACCGGCGGCATCACCTATTTCAACACGACGCCGCTCGGGCGCGCGGTGACGGGCACGATGCTGGTCGCGGCGATGAAGGAAGACGGCGTCAACATCTGGGGCGACGGCTCGACCTTCAAGGGTAACGACATCGAGCGGTTCTATCGCTACGGCCTGCTCACCAATCCCGGCCTGAAGATCTACAAGCCCTGGCTCGACCAGCAGTTCATCGACGAGCTCGGCGGCCGCGCCGAAATGTCGGCGTTCATGACCGCGCAGGGCTTCGCCTACAAGATGAGCGCCGAGAAGGCTTATTCGACCGACAGCAATCTGCTCGGCGCCACGCACGAGGCCAAGGACCTCGAGAGCCTCGACAGCGGCATCAAGATCGTCAACCCGATCATGGGCGTGCCGTTCTGGCGCGACGACTGTGCCGTGAAGGCCGAGAAGGTCGTGGTGCGTTTCGAGGAAGGCCAGCCGACAGCGCTGAACGGCCAGAGCTTCGCCGATCCCGTCGCGCTGTTCCTCGAAGCCAACGCGATCGGCGGCCGTCACGGTCTCGGCATGAGCGACCAGATCGAGAACCGCATCATCGAAGCGAAGAGCCGCGGCATCTATGAAGCGCCCGGCATGGCGCTGCTGCACATCGCCTATGAGCGCCTCGTCACCGGCATCCATAACGAAGACACCATCGAGCAGTACCGCATCAGCGGCATGCGGCTCGGCCGCCTGCTGTACCAGGGCCGCTGGTTCGACTCGCAGGCCCTGATGCTGCGCGAGACCGCGCAGCGCTGGGTCGCGCGCGCCGTCACCGGCGAAGTCACGCTGGAGCTGCGCCGCGGCAACGACTATTCGATCCTCAACACCGAGAGCCCCAACCTCACTTATGCGCCTGAAAGGCTCAGCATGGAGAAGGTCGAGGATGCCGCGTTCTCGCCGGCCGACCGCATCGGCCAGCTGACCATGCGCAATCTCGACATCGCCGACACCCGCACCAAGCTGAAGCTTTACAGCGACACCGGCCTGCTCTCGGGCAGCGAAGGCTCGCAGATCTTCAGGCTGGAGAGCGACAAGGGATGA
- a CDS encoding SDR family oxidoreductase — MFETGLLRGKRILVTGGGSGLGAAMGRRFLALGAELVICGRKRDRLEATASEMRQETSGKVTTIACDIRDGAAVDSMMDGLWREAPLDILVNNAAATFIAQSEHLSFRAADAILAPTLHGAMYCTLAAGRRWIEGNHNGVVLSILSTSTITGRAFTVPSAMAKSAVLAMTKSLAVEWGPKGIRTVAIAPGPFPTAGASGQLRLEGRDDTLMRNPLGRTGEHSELADLASFLVSDRAGYINGEMVVIDGGAHLRSSGAEDLLQWTETQWADQRAARSKG; from the coding sequence ATGTTTGAAACGGGTCTGCTCAGGGGCAAGCGTATCCTCGTCACCGGCGGGGGCTCGGGCCTTGGCGCCGCGATGGGACGCCGTTTTCTTGCACTCGGCGCCGAGCTCGTGATCTGCGGCCGCAAGCGCGACCGGCTGGAAGCAACCGCAAGCGAGATGCGCCAAGAAACCAGCGGCAAGGTCACCACCATCGCCTGCGATATCCGCGATGGTGCCGCCGTCGACAGCATGATGGACGGGCTCTGGCGCGAGGCGCCGCTCGATATCCTCGTCAACAACGCAGCCGCGACTTTCATTGCACAGAGCGAACATCTGTCGTTCCGCGCGGCCGATGCGATCCTGGCGCCGACGCTGCATGGTGCGATGTATTGCACGCTCGCCGCCGGCAGGCGCTGGATCGAGGGCAATCACAACGGCGTCGTGCTCTCGATCCTCTCGACGTCGACCATCACCGGACGCGCCTTCACCGTTCCCTCCGCGATGGCGAAGTCGGCGGTGCTGGCGATGACCAAAAGCCTCGCCGTGGAATGGGGCCCGAAGGGCATCCGCACCGTCGCGATCGCACCGGGTCCGTTCCCGACCGCGGGCGCATCCGGACAGTTGCGGCTGGAGGGGCGTGACGACACCCTGATGCGAAATCCGCTCGGCAGGACCGGCGAGCACAGCGAGCTTGCCGATCTCGCCAGCTTCCTGGTCTCGGACCGCGCCGGTTACATCAATGGCGAGATGGTCGTGATCGACGGCGGCGCGCATTTGCGCAGTTCCGGCGCCGAGGATTTGTTGCAATGGACCGAGACGCAATGGGCTGACCAGCGCGCTGCGCGATCCAAAGGCTGA